TGAATCGCGGTGGACCAATCATTTTTGAATTATGAAATTACACAATGGTTGCAATTACATTTTTCCACCAAGTAAGCAGAGGAGGCCAACGAGTGCACGATTACACCATTGTAATCGATAACACCATTTTTCCACGGACCTATACATAACCAACTGGCATTAGCCCAGTTGGCTAGGGGTTGGGATCCCAACCTATAGGTTGCCGCGCTGATGGTGCCTACCAAAAGGAAAAAACAACGTCAAACGTCTAGTCAAACGTCGTAATACACGCGTTGAATCCAAATCATGTCTAGTCAAACGTCGTACGAATACACGCGTTACTTTAGTTTTGAACATCTTTTTCTTCTCTAATTATCCGTGGACCGTATTACATCACAACTCGACAAACTTAATTTTACGACGTTATAACTTAAGTATGATAAGTTTTTCTTAATGGGACGCATAAATGATTATTGCACCCTTTCGCTTTTTGTATTATCTGAAAGTAAATCCACGCATGCTCGAGCCCAATCGGGCATCGACTTAGACCAACTCAACGCACTCGTTtgtttttgatcgatcaaatgttgttttttgttttggagGCGATCAAATGCAATTTGCACATTGCCGCCAAGTCAGACAATCGCCATGCTAATAGAAGATATTAAACCACAGTTAGAGCAGAAGATAATAACTAGTATATTTTCCTTTCGTTGAAAACCAACTCCAAAGTGTCAATCACGCAAAAATGAGCTTAAAATTCTACATCTCAGTTCAGGTACCACACACTACTGTATTGAGTCATATATATACCACATGTTGTTATTGACTTCATCACAAAAACTAGCAATGGGTTCATTGGGTTGTTTCTCTGGTAATTACTGCATTATCATCATTTTGATGTTCATATCAGCTTACCATGATCGAATAATAATAACTGCACAGGCTGAAGAACCTACTCCAACTTATTCACCTTGGAGTTTCTGTTTGGGTACGAATTACACGGCCAACAGTACATATCGAACCAATCTCAATATCTTACTCTCTTCTCTCTCAACTACATTCACAAACAACGACACAATCCCTCAGTATGGTTACCGTAATATTACAATAGGAGCAAACCCGGATACTGTTTACGGATCATTACACTGTCGAGAGGATATAGCACCGTCTATATGTTCAGTATGTGCTCAACTTGCAACTGTGACAGTTATGCAAGATTCGGGGTGTCCAAATAAGAAAACAGTTACCATGTTCTACAATGGATGTGTTTTGAGGTATTCAAATGAGAATTACTTCTCAATCTTGAATCAAGAACCATCAATTACATTAACAAGTCCTCATAGCATCGTAACAGACCAAAGTCGATTTGCAGACGTAGTAACTGGATTACTAGATGATTTAGTGGTGGAAGCTATTACTAATACTTCTATTAGTCCTTCTTTATATGCTTCTCGTTCTGCAAATTACACAATGTTTAAAAATGTTTATGCAATGGTTCAGTGTACACCAGATTTGACACCAAGTTCATGTAATAGATGTCTTAGATCGGCACTTGGGAAATTATCTACTACTACTATTACTAATAAAGAAGGGGCAAGAGTTCTTTTTCCAAGCTGTACTTTCAGATTTGAGTCTGGGCCTTTTTACGGGAATTATATGTATGCAACTCGAGCATCACCGCCAACTCCTCAATCGCAGTCGGATACAACTAATTGTAAGTAGTGCTTTAAGTTAAAAAAATTGCTTCTTTTCCAagttgaacgttgaagaaaagATTTTTAAATTGGTGATTTACTTCATATAGCAAATCGGACGGATTCATCAAAGCTTGTTATTAGCATCGCCATTCCGTTGGTAATTGCACTACTACTATCCTCCATTGTTGTTTGGTGGTTCTgtttccataaaagaaagaagatgaataacAAATATTTTGGTAAGCAGCAGCACTCTGTCAATATGTACGTATATTCTCGCTCATTATATATCATCTTATAATCAAGTCCTTACTATATCTTGTGGTATATATATAGCGCCAGAGATGGACCAAGATATTCAAAGTGCAGAATCATTACAGTTCAATTTCAATGTGATATGTGATGCAACTAATAATTTCGCCGAGGCTAATAAGCTCGGAGAAGGTGGGTTCGGCCCTGTTTACAAGGTATACATATATATACTTATCTTGAGAATTTTCAATTCAATCATTTGTGCTGAATTTTATCTTTGGCATGCATCTTCAGGGTATACTAAGTGATGGACAAGAAATAGCTGTGAAAAGACTTTCTAAAAGTTCAGGTCAAGGTGATCAGGAATTTAAGAATGAAGTCTTGTTATTGGCTAAACTTCAGCATAGAAATCTTGTAAGACTGTTAGGTTTTTGTTTACACGGACAAGAGAAACTACTTGTGTACGAGTTAATGGATGCAAGTCTCGATCATATCATATTTGGTATGTTTTCTTTCTTTCGGTAAAATCTTAATATACGTCGTTTTAGTTGATGATTTCATGATTTTATTGATAAATACACGTAGATGCTGTGAAACGGACACATTTGGACTGGGAAAGACGATACAAGATTGTTGGAGGAATTGCTCGAGGTCTTCTGTATCTTCATGAGGATTCTCGAGTCAGGATTATTCATCGAGATCTCAAGAATAGTAATATATTATTAGCCACGGATATGACTCCAAAAATTTCAGATTTTGGCATGGCTAGACTTTTTGTGGTAGATCAAACTCAAGATAACACAAGCAGAATAGTTGGAACATTGTAAGTAAAACAACTTCAAATCATACACAAATTTATTCTTGACAACATATGGTTAAAacaaacatgaaataaaataagaagaagagaGCTAGTTTTTGTTGAGAGCTATGAAATCCTTAAAATTCATTGCATATGATTTTTTTCAGTGGATATATGGCTCCGGAGTATGCATTACATGGATGTTTTTCCGTAAAATCAGACGTTTTCAGTTTTGGTGTCTTAGTTCTGGAGATTCTTAGCGGAAAGAAGAACACTTCGTTTTATGAATCCGTAGCAGGTGGTGCACAAGATCTTCTGACTTATGTGAGTGTAGAtgtcttttgttttctttaatgCAAACTGTTTCGTTTTTCTTTCTTAAACAAATGAGGATTGCATTTTTGTTTTACAGGCATGGAGACATTGGCAAAATGGTTCAACCATGGAACTATTAGATCCAAGTTTTCAAGAGAATTGTTCGAGAAATGAATTTATGAGATGTGTCCACATTGCCCTACTATGTGTGCAAGACAGTGTTGCAGATAGACCGACGATGGCCTCGGTTATTCTAATGCTTAATAGTAACTCCATGACTCTCACACTACCTAAAAGGCCTGCGTATGCAATTGAAGAGGCGTGGAGTGTAAATTAGGTATCCGTCACTGAATTGGATCCTCGCTGAAATAAACAAACACGAATTCTTCAAATCTCTATTGTTCTTGTCTTGAAACTAAAATGTAAACATGAGCAACACGAATTCTTCGTACAGTAGTTGCCTTAAACTTAACCAAAAAGACAAATTTATATTCTCTCGGTGTGGTGTAATATTCTGCAATTTGCAAACAGCCGCCAATCCAGACCAGCATTGTACCTTATCAAGAAAAACCTCTCTTTCTGTCATCTGAAACAACCCCAAAGTATGCTTAAATTTTAACATCTGCTGTTACACAATATACATTCAATTTTATATTGAGTTCTcatcacaaaaaaataaaaaataaaaatgggttTCTTTGACTATAAGCTCGTGATCTTCATTTTGATGTTCATATCAATCTATGATGCACAAGCTCAGGAACCTAAGCTTGAaccatattatttattttggaacGTTTGTACAGGAAGTAATTATAGTGCTGATAACACTAATCCGTATAAAACCAATCTCAATCTCTTACTCTCATCTCTCTCAACTACATTCACAAGCAGCGACACAATTCATTGTTTAAAACAAGCATGAAATATGAAGAGAGAGGCTATGTTGAGACAAGTTGTATTCTTAATTCAGTACTTTTGATATTTCAGTAGATATATATGGCTCCATAGTAATATCAGACGTTTTCAGTTTTGGTGTCTTAGTTCTTGAGATTCTCAGCGGAAAGAAGAACACTTCGTTTTATGAATCCATAGCAGGTGGTGCACAAGATCTTCTGACTTATGTGAGTGTAGATgtctttttcttccttcaatgcaaactttttcgtttttctttcttaaactattaaggatcgagcaagagagaggagagcataaacgcggaagcgtaaaagacatctacattgataataattcggtgtatctttctcattaattcttaagatatttatataatcacaagacttggctctcaaggcacaagacttggctctcaagataattcctaatataactctcacaacctaaatgcatatctcctaaatatagactcccatatattatttcctaataccctccctcaagatggagcatgtagatcacgaatgcccatcttggacaaaagaaatttaacttcagttttcttcttttttttcaacacttttgtgaaaaaaaatcttcagatcgtagtttaaggacgtttcggtccccttcgtagtttaaggacatttcggtcccatcttcttagtttaaggacatctttcggtcctcttcgtagtttaaggacgtttcggtccccttcgtaagtttaaggacattacggtcccaatggaagtttaaggacatcacggtcccatcttcgttttaggacattacggtcctcttcgtttcttcggtagaatacttcttgtactcttggtttcttggtttcttcgatagaatactttgtgtgttctctcgacaactcataggattttaacctactattgttgttcttttcctcatcacctcttggtgatttttttttcttttttttcttcacaacatgaatgttgtttcttcttctcttgttccagtcacgcttttgttgcgaaactgtcacacttcttcACGTTACAACTCTTTCGTCACGTCCACTGTCACACCTGTGACCTTTTcttctgttacgcttctgtaacaATTCTTCCAACACTTAACAGTGACATCCTTTTGTCACACTATTATTCTTCATCTGTAACAATTCTCCTTTGTAACACCCAAACTGGTTACAAACTTTTAATAAcactttctttcctttttttttttcttttttttacggCCAGCAACAAAACTAGTTCTCACGTGaacttagggttttgaaacccCAAAACTCCAGCAATCGTCGCTTGTTCAGTCAACTTCTCCACATCAAAGAAACATGCCTTTAATGGCAGCAACTTGCGTGTCCTCTCAAACTTGTTCTATGTTCTTCCACCGGCAGAAAACACAATCCACCATTCCAAAGCTTCATCAAATCCATGGCAGCAGCTGCACCTACCGAAACCCATGTTTTCTCTGCACCATCATCTCACCAGCTACCATTCTCAATCTCCCATTGTTTCCTCCAGCGAACATGATCTCAAAAATACTCATAGACTCAATACCGCTGTCAAACTcgatcaacaacagcagcaattTCTATCGTCAGCAGCACCTTCTCATGatcaccagcaacaacagctCCATCTCAGGCACGCCTTATGTGTCTTACTGCCAGTTCAACAATCATCATCAATCACCACTGCCATTAAAGACAGCAACCAGCTCCAGCAAATTTCctgtatttttttattattcctcTAACTCGAGCTTTTTCGTGACTTCCATAAACtattctttccttttcaaacataCAGCTCCAACTCGGTCTCTGCTTAAGAAACACGCGGCTTACTTGCTCACAGCACCAAGCTGTAGCTTCTACAGCACTTCAACTTCTGTCGTCTGCTGCAAATCAAACCTCTACTTTCACGGCTTGCGAACTCCTTCTAGACCCTCAAACAGCAACAACTCTTCCCAACAAACAATATCATCAGAACTTCGcgaaactttttctttttttttttttttagtcgaTTTCTTTAAAAATTCTTTAACTCTTTCTacctctcctctct
This is a stretch of genomic DNA from Papaver somniferum cultivar HN1 chromosome 1, ASM357369v1, whole genome shotgun sequence. It encodes these proteins:
- the LOC113290688 gene encoding cysteine-rich receptor-like protein kinase 10, with the translated sequence MGSLGCFSGNYCIIIILMFISAYHDRIIITAQAEEPTPTYSPWSFCLGTNYTANSTYRTNLNILLSSLSTTFTNNDTIPQYGYRNITIGANPDTVYGSLHCREDIAPSICSVCAQLATVTVMQDSGCPNKKTVTMFYNGCVLRYSNENYFSILNQEPSITLTSPHSIVTDQSRFADVVTGLLDDLVVEAITNTSISPSLYASRSANYTMFKNVYAMVQCTPDLTPSSCNRCLRSALGKLSTTTITNKEGARVLFPSCTFRFESGPFYGNYMYATRASPPTPQSQSDTTNSNRTDSSKLVISIAIPLVIALLLSSIVVWWFCFHKRKKMNNKYFAPEMDQDIQSAESLQFNFNVICDATNNFAEANKLGEGGFGPVYKGILSDGQEIAVKRLSKSSGQGDQEFKNEVLLLAKLQHRNLVRLLGFCLHGQEKLLVYELMDASLDHIIFDAVKRTHLDWERRYKIVGGIARGLLYLHEDSRVRIIHRDLKNSNILLATDMTPKISDFGMARLFVVDQTQDNTSRIVGTFGYMAPEYALHGCFSVKSDVFSFGVLVLEILSGKKNTSFYESVAGGAQDLLTYAWRHWQNGSTMELLDPSFQENCSRNEFMRCVHIALLCVQDSVADRPTMASVILMLNSNSMTLTLPKRPAYAIEEAWSVN